In one Acidimicrobium ferrooxidans DSM 10331 genomic region, the following are encoded:
- a CDS encoding bifunctional 3,4-dihydroxy-2-butanone-4-phosphate synthase/GTP cyclohydrolase II — MSETTAATPFSSVEDAIEAFRRGEMVIVVDDEDRENEGDLIMPADAVRPDDVAFYLRVTSGMICVSAESQLLDALELPLMVEHGTDPRKTAFTITVDAARGGTTGISAEDRARTVALLASPDARPSDFVRPGHVFPLRAREGGVLKRGGHTEAGVDLARLAGRRPAAMLAEITTEDRQSMARLPELAAFAAAWGVPLISIADLIRYRAARETLVARVEGSEATIPTQWGAFDAVVYRSVLEPGDEHLVLSLGEIDDTEPVLVRVHSECLTGDIFGSYRCDCGPQLHAALARIADEGRGVVVYLRGHEGRGIGLGHKLRAYHLQEFEGLDTVEANERLGLPVDAREYGIGAQILADLGVRRMRLLTNNPAKYRGLTGFGLEIVERVPIVTEVRPENARYLETKARKLGHLLDVARGER, encoded by the coding sequence ATGAGTGAGACAACAGCGGCGACGCCTTTCTCGTCGGTCGAGGATGCCATCGAGGCGTTTCGCCGAGGCGAGATGGTCATCGTCGTCGACGACGAGGATCGTGAGAACGAGGGTGACCTCATCATGCCTGCCGACGCGGTGCGTCCGGACGACGTCGCCTTCTACCTGCGCGTCACCTCGGGCATGATCTGCGTGTCGGCCGAGTCGCAGCTCCTCGACGCCCTCGAGCTGCCGCTCATGGTGGAGCACGGGACCGATCCCCGCAAGACCGCCTTCACCATCACCGTGGACGCTGCGCGCGGCGGTACGACCGGCATCTCGGCCGAGGACCGAGCCCGCACTGTGGCGCTGCTCGCGAGCCCGGACGCGCGCCCTAGCGACTTCGTGCGACCTGGTCACGTGTTCCCGCTGCGCGCGCGTGAGGGTGGGGTCCTCAAGCGAGGTGGACACACCGAGGCAGGGGTCGATCTTGCCCGCCTCGCCGGTCGGCGGCCTGCCGCGATGCTTGCCGAGATCACGACCGAGGATCGTCAGTCCATGGCCCGGCTCCCCGAACTGGCGGCGTTCGCCGCTGCCTGGGGCGTCCCGCTCATCTCCATCGCCGACCTGATTCGCTACCGGGCGGCGCGCGAGACGCTCGTCGCACGCGTCGAGGGGTCGGAGGCGACCATTCCGACCCAATGGGGAGCGTTCGATGCGGTGGTGTACCGGAGCGTCCTCGAGCCCGGGGACGAGCATCTCGTGCTCAGCCTGGGCGAGATCGACGACACGGAACCGGTGCTCGTGCGGGTGCATTCGGAGTGCTTGACCGGGGATATCTTCGGGTCGTATCGGTGTGATTGCGGTCCGCAGCTCCACGCCGCCCTCGCACGGATCGCGGACGAAGGACGAGGGGTGGTGGTCTACCTGCGTGGGCACGAGGGCCGCGGCATCGGGCTCGGTCACAAGCTGCGCGCGTACCACTTGCAGGAGTTCGAGGGGCTCGATACGGTCGAGGCGAACGAGCGCCTCGGGCTGCCGGTCGATGCGCGTGAGTACGGCATCGGTGCCCAGATCCTCGCCGACCTCGGTGTGCGACGCATGCGTCTGCTCACGAACAATCCGGCCAAGTACCGTGGACTCACTGGATTCGGCCTCGAGATCGTCGAGCGCGTGCCGATCGTCACCGAGGTGCGACCCGAGAACGCGCGCTATCTCGAGACCAAGGCGCGCAAGTTGGGGCACCTGCTCGACGTCGCGAGGGGAGAACGATGA
- the infC gene encoding translation initiation factor IF-3 — MGYNREARLLAATLVVFRRKESPIATAPEDGARVNDQIRVREVRLVGPDGNQLGIKPTPEALQIARAMDMDLVEVAPMAKPPVAKIMDYGKFKFDQAQRVREQKRKASASQLKEMKYRPKISQGDFDTKTRQVAKFLAEGHKVKVTIMFRGREVFHPELGQEILTRVVEAVKGVAHVEVMPKLDGRNMVMVLAPDRRPAPARA, encoded by the coding sequence TTGGGCTACAATCGTGAGGCGCGGCTGCTGGCCGCCACGCTGGTGGTTTTCCGACGGAAGGAGTCTCCTATCGCCACTGCACCCGAGGACGGGGCCCGTGTGAATGATCAGATCCGAGTTCGCGAGGTGCGCCTCGTCGGACCGGACGGCAACCAGCTCGGCATCAAGCCGACTCCGGAGGCACTGCAAATCGCCCGAGCGATGGACATGGACCTCGTCGAGGTGGCACCCATGGCCAAGCCACCGGTCGCGAAGATCATGGACTACGGGAAGTTCAAGTTCGACCAAGCCCAGCGAGTCCGTGAGCAGAAGCGCAAGGCCTCGGCGTCGCAGCTCAAGGAGATGAAGTACCGCCCCAAGATCTCGCAGGGCGACTTCGACACGAAGACGCGACAGGTGGCCAAGTTTCTCGCCGAGGGCCACAAGGTGAAGGTCACGATCATGTTCCGCGGTCGTGAGGTGTTCCACCCGGAACTCGGTCAGGAGATCCTCACGAGAGTCGTCGAGGCGGTCAAGGGCGTCGCTCACGTCGAGGTGATGCCGAAGCTGGATGGCCGGAACATGGTGATGGTGCTCGCACCAGATCGCCGACCCGCACCGGCGCGCGCCTGA
- the pheT gene encoding phenylalanine--tRNA ligase subunit beta, which produces MRLPIGWLEVFTPLEALGLTDPLRAHSEGVRALVGTLDSLGLVVEGVEEHPVAADGVVTAKVLAIHRIEGADRIRLVEVDDGSGRIRPVVCGAWNFVEGDVVPLALPGVRLPNGAEIGARRLRGVTSEGMLCSAPEAGLGSDASGLAILSPSLPLGVPVREALGVRDEVVLDIAVEPNRPDASGVRGVARDLAARFRAPFVDVTGVLTRQDPRAVTVEEGAVDRLVLASLEVRGAVLEPRVARWLVLSGMRQISPIVDATNAVMLETGQPSHAYDRDRLAGGVVGVRSARPGERLVTLDDRERTLAGGELVIVDGSDRAVGLAGIMGGAETEVNAETEQVLLEVAAFPRERIARAARATGLRTEASWRFERGVDPAVAHAVCARVAALVGVATPMLVADVAYATTPRRIAVRAESAVAIAGDPVVLESFEPDAGLSRLGFDLEPDGDGWQVGVPTWRPDVTDVADVVEEALRQVGYDAVAPTPLIGPRRDGPTLRQQRERALSTLLADEGAFEAWSVTMVSPSVEEQLGSERVAPVIANPLRPEESVLRTTVAAGLVGALDHAVRRRLEPARFFEWGPVFWQEGRVVNERQRLGLIVAHAHDGGVEAGRWLARLVARAGLELGPGSVQLGPGGPGWPRLHPSRQAAVIDDGLVVGVFGELAPDVAAALGARRWRYGVVELDADWLAEPRPLTASSTLGAFAASELDLSFEVPWDLAAASLAARVREEIGPVVRDVAAFDTFVREGRRSLGLRLRLEDPEGPISEARVREVIEVARHAGAALGAALRTAPAS; this is translated from the coding sequence ATGAGGTTGCCCATCGGTTGGCTCGAGGTCTTCACGCCGCTCGAGGCGCTCGGCCTCACGGACCCACTGCGTGCGCACAGCGAGGGTGTTCGCGCGCTGGTGGGCACGCTCGACTCCCTCGGGCTCGTCGTCGAAGGCGTGGAAGAGCACCCGGTCGCGGCGGACGGCGTGGTCACGGCCAAGGTGCTCGCCATCCATCGGATCGAGGGAGCGGACCGCATTCGACTCGTCGAGGTGGACGACGGATCGGGTCGCATCCGTCCGGTGGTGTGCGGCGCATGGAACTTCGTCGAAGGCGATGTCGTCCCGCTGGCGCTGCCAGGCGTGCGCCTGCCGAACGGCGCCGAGATCGGGGCCCGGCGTCTGCGTGGGGTGACGTCGGAAGGGATGCTCTGCTCGGCTCCGGAGGCAGGTCTCGGCTCCGACGCGAGCGGCCTCGCGATCCTCTCGCCGTCGCTCCCGCTCGGCGTGCCGGTGCGTGAGGCTCTGGGGGTCCGTGACGAGGTCGTCCTCGACATCGCCGTGGAACCCAATCGACCGGACGCCTCCGGAGTTCGCGGTGTCGCGCGCGACCTCGCTGCGCGCTTCCGCGCCCCCTTCGTCGACGTCACGGGGGTGCTCACGCGCCAGGATCCCCGCGCGGTGACGGTGGAAGAGGGCGCCGTCGATCGACTCGTGCTCGCGAGCCTCGAGGTGCGTGGCGCGGTGCTCGAGCCGCGCGTGGCGCGGTGGCTCGTGCTGAGCGGCATGCGGCAGATCAGCCCCATCGTCGACGCCACGAACGCCGTGATGCTCGAGACGGGTCAGCCCTCGCATGCCTACGACCGCGACCGTTTGGCTGGTGGCGTGGTGGGGGTGCGCAGTGCTCGTCCTGGAGAGCGGCTCGTCACCCTCGATGATCGAGAACGAACCCTCGCCGGTGGTGAACTCGTCATCGTCGACGGCAGCGATCGCGCGGTGGGGCTCGCTGGCATCATGGGCGGTGCCGAGACCGAGGTCAACGCCGAGACCGAGCAGGTCCTCTTGGAGGTGGCGGCGTTCCCACGAGAGCGCATCGCGCGCGCGGCGCGCGCCACGGGTCTTCGGACGGAGGCGTCGTGGCGGTTCGAGCGTGGGGTGGACCCCGCCGTCGCGCACGCGGTGTGCGCCCGTGTTGCCGCTCTCGTGGGTGTCGCGACGCCGATGCTGGTCGCCGACGTTGCGTACGCCACGACGCCGCGACGGATCGCGGTGCGTGCTGAGAGCGCGGTGGCGATCGCGGGCGATCCAGTGGTGCTCGAGTCGTTCGAACCCGATGCCGGGCTCTCGCGCCTCGGGTTCGACCTCGAGCCAGACGGGGACGGCTGGCAGGTCGGGGTCCCCACCTGGCGCCCCGACGTCACCGACGTCGCCGACGTCGTCGAGGAGGCGCTCCGTCAGGTCGGCTACGACGCGGTGGCCCCGACGCCCCTCATCGGTCCCCGACGCGATGGCCCGACGCTACGCCAGCAGCGCGAACGTGCCCTCTCGACGCTCCTCGCGGACGAGGGCGCCTTCGAAGCCTGGAGCGTGACCATGGTGTCGCCCTCGGTGGAGGAGCAGCTCGGGAGCGAGCGCGTCGCACCCGTGATCGCCAATCCCTTGCGCCCCGAAGAGAGCGTGTTGCGCACCACGGTCGCTGCGGGCCTCGTCGGTGCGCTCGATCACGCGGTCAGACGCCGTCTCGAGCCCGCGCGATTCTTCGAGTGGGGTCCGGTCTTCTGGCAGGAGGGACGCGTCGTCAACGAGCGACAGCGACTCGGGCTCATCGTCGCCCACGCCCATGACGGCGGCGTGGAGGCGGGCCGTTGGCTCGCGAGGCTCGTGGCTCGGGCCGGCCTCGAGCTTGGTCCTGGGTCGGTGCAGCTCGGCCCTGGTGGTCCTGGGTGGCCCCGACTGCATCCGAGCCGCCAGGCGGCGGTGATCGATGATGGGCTGGTCGTCGGTGTCTTCGGTGAGCTCGCGCCGGATGTGGCCGCTGCGCTGGGTGCTCGACGGTGGCGCTACGGCGTTGTCGAGCTGGACGCGGACTGGCTCGCCGAGCCCCGACCCCTCACGGCTTCCTCGACCCTTGGCGCCTTCGCGGCGAGTGAGCTCGACCTCTCGTTCGAGGTGCCCTGGGACCTCGCGGCCGCAAGCCTCGCGGCTCGGGTGCGCGAGGAGATCGGCCCGGTGGTGCGCGACGTGGCAGCGTTCGACACGTTCGTTCGCGAGGGTCGGCGCTCGCTCGGCCTGCGCCTACGGCTCGAGGACCCCGAAGGGCCGATCAGTGAGGCGAGGGTTCGCGAGGTGATCGAGGTGGCCCGGCACGCGGGTGCGGCACTCGGAGCCGCGCTTCGTACGGCGCCGGCGTCGTGA
- the pheS gene encoding phenylalanine--tRNA ligase subunit alpha: MGASVRDQGGDGQGAADTALVTASVQGALERLATVADRDELAAIREAALGPQSPLAVLSRSIRNLDPEERPVLGRVVAEARASLTSAIEAAEARLDAAELLERAERERSDPSVGLLVEPLEGPGARHLVARARMALEDVFWRLGFEVASGPEVEDEWFNFEALNVPEHHPARAAQDSFYLDVDASPPLLLRTHTSPAQIRLMQRGTLPIYAVVPGRVYRRDTPDARHTPAFHQIEALVVDEGITFSHLKGTIEAFTTAYFGPGIHSRLRPAYFPFTEPSAEFEVTCTICGGAGCRTCSGTGWIELGGAGMVHARVLEAGGLDPGRVSGFAFGFGIDRLVQMRYGLADMRVLPENDLRLLVRTRGEV, from the coding sequence ATGGGGGCGAGCGTGCGAGACCAGGGTGGCGACGGTCAGGGCGCCGCAGACACCGCTCTCGTGACGGCGAGTGTGCAAGGAGCGCTCGAGCGCCTTGCGACGGTCGCGGATCGGGACGAGCTCGCTGCGATCCGTGAGGCTGCGCTCGGGCCGCAGAGCCCACTGGCAGTGCTGTCACGGTCGATTCGCAACCTCGATCCCGAGGAGCGGCCGGTACTCGGCCGGGTCGTGGCCGAGGCCCGCGCCTCGCTCACGTCGGCCATCGAGGCGGCCGAGGCACGTCTCGACGCAGCAGAGCTCCTCGAGCGCGCTGAGCGCGAGCGCTCTGATCCCTCCGTGGGCCTGCTCGTCGAACCCCTCGAGGGTCCCGGGGCGAGGCACCTCGTGGCGCGAGCGCGCATGGCGCTGGAGGACGTCTTCTGGCGCCTCGGCTTCGAGGTCGCTTCGGGTCCAGAGGTCGAGGACGAGTGGTTCAACTTCGAGGCGCTGAACGTGCCGGAGCACCATCCCGCACGGGCCGCCCAGGACAGCTTCTACCTCGACGTCGACGCCTCGCCTCCGCTGCTCCTGCGGACGCACACCTCGCCAGCGCAGATCCGTCTCATGCAGCGAGGCACGTTGCCGATCTACGCGGTGGTGCCGGGGCGCGTCTATCGGCGCGACACCCCGGACGCACGTCACACGCCGGCCTTCCATCAGATCGAGGCGCTCGTGGTCGACGAGGGGATCACCTTCTCGCACCTGAAGGGGACGATCGAGGCCTTCACGACGGCGTACTTCGGACCGGGAATCCACTCGCGACTGCGTCCTGCGTACTTCCCGTTCACGGAGCCGTCGGCTGAGTTCGAGGTGACGTGCACGATCTGTGGCGGGGCGGGGTGCCGCACCTGCTCGGGCACGGGCTGGATCGAGCTCGGCGGTGCAGGCATGGTGCACGCACGCGTGCTCGAGGCAGGTGGGCTCGATCCCGGCCGTGTGTCGGGGTTCGCGTTCGGTTTCGGCATCGACCGTCTGGTGCAGATGCGCTACGGGCTGGCCGACATGCGGGTATTGCCGGAGAACGACCTCCGGCTGCTGGTGCGCACGAGGGGTGAAGTATGA
- the rplT gene encoding 50S ribosomal protein L20 produces MARVKRSLHSRKHRRAVLELARGYYGNKSRSYRAAHEQVMHSLQYAYRDRRARKGEFRRLWIQRINAAARAEGTTYSRFMAGLRRAGVGLDRRVLADLAVRSPGAFGALVRLAEANQERAAS; encoded by the coding sequence GTGGCACGAGTCAAGCGGTCGTTGCACAGCCGCAAGCACCGTCGTGCGGTGCTCGAGCTCGCGCGCGGCTACTACGGCAACAAGAGCCGAAGCTATCGAGCCGCCCACGAGCAGGTGATGCACTCGCTGCAGTACGCCTATCGCGACCGTCGGGCGCGCAAGGGCGAGTTTCGTCGGCTGTGGATCCAGCGCATCAATGCGGCGGCGCGTGCCGAGGGCACCACGTATTCGCGCTTCATGGCTGGTCTGCGCCGCGCGGGTGTCGGCCTCGATCGTCGCGTGCTCGCGGACCTGGCGGTGCGGAGCCCGGGCGCGTTCGGCGCGTTGGTGCGGCTTGCCGAAGCCAACCAGGAGCGCGCTGCGTCCTGA
- the hisG gene encoding ATP phosphoribosyltransferase: MLRVVVPKGSLERATFDLFRAADLTIERESEVSYRATIDDPRIAEVRILRPQEIPTYVAEGLFDLGITGRDWVEETGANVVSLGELRYSKASSRPIRVVLAVAGESAVTEPAQLPDGVRVATEYPRLTERYFARLGIKAHVLASYGATEAKVPEIADAVVEITETGRALAAQGLRVIDELLVSYTELIANPVAAADPERRHAMEQVRTLLVGALAARGSVLVKLNAPAAALAQIIAELPSMKAPTVSELYGGDGFAVEAVVPRERINLLIPSLKDAGATDILEIPLSKIVP, translated from the coding sequence GTGCTGAGGGTCGTGGTGCCAAAGGGCTCGCTGGAGCGGGCTACCTTCGACTTGTTCCGCGCCGCCGATCTCACGATCGAGCGGGAGAGCGAGGTTTCCTACCGCGCGACGATCGACGATCCGCGCATCGCGGAGGTTCGCATCCTCCGGCCACAGGAGATCCCGACCTACGTCGCCGAGGGTCTGTTCGATCTCGGCATCACCGGGCGAGACTGGGTCGAGGAGACCGGCGCGAACGTCGTGTCGCTGGGCGAACTGCGCTACTCGAAGGCGTCGTCGCGCCCCATCCGCGTCGTGCTCGCGGTCGCCGGTGAGAGCGCCGTCACCGAACCCGCACAGCTCCCCGATGGCGTTCGCGTCGCGACGGAATATCCCCGTTTGACCGAGCGCTACTTCGCCAGGCTCGGCATCAAGGCCCACGTGCTCGCCTCCTACGGCGCCACCGAGGCGAAGGTCCCCGAGATCGCCGATGCGGTCGTAGAGATCACCGAGACCGGTCGAGCGCTCGCGGCCCAGGGACTTCGCGTCATCGACGAGCTCCTCGTGTCCTATACCGAGCTCATCGCCAATCCCGTCGCGGCCGCCGACCCCGAGCGGCGCCACGCCATGGAGCAGGTGCGCACGTTGTTGGTGGGCGCACTGGCGGCACGCGGGTCGGTGCTCGTCAAGCTCAACGCCCCAGCGGCGGCGTTGGCGCAGATCATCGCCGAGCTCCCCTCGATGAAGGCCCCGACCGTGAGCGAGCTCTACGGCGGCGATGGGTTCGCGGTTGAGGCGGTGGTGCCGAGAGAGCGCATCAACCTGCTGATCCCGTCGCTCAAGGACGCGGGCGCGACGGACATCCTCGAGATCCCGCTGTCGAAGATCGTGCCGTAG
- the rpmI gene encoding 50S ribosomal protein L35 yields the protein MPKMKTDTGAKARFKRTGTGKLMRRHAFTSHLLGKKSSSRLRRLHREGVLSRGDTRRALRQLGGR from the coding sequence ATGCCGAAGATGAAGACGGATACGGGTGCGAAGGCGCGGTTCAAGCGCACGGGCACGGGCAAGCTGATGCGTCGGCACGCCTTCACCTCCCACCTGCTCGGCAAGAAGTCGTCGTCGCGGCTGCGGCGCCTGCATCGCGAGGGTGTGTTGTCGCGGGGTGACACCCGTCGCGCGTTGCGTCAGCTCGGCGGACGCTAG
- a CDS encoding transglutaminase family protein gives MRRSRSTLATWHTTELSYDTPAVRSYSELRMSPTTGSSQRVLRHRIELSQPAHRVRYRDYWGSVVTYFDIQRPHSELTIVASSTVRCAPWSTGSVVTLATLARPETQRALLEYLLPTPLTTIAEPAIDLEVGTDPLERAEALAAIVHDTITYAPGTTTVDTTADEAWARRSGVCQDATHVLCALLRHAGIPARYVSGCFAPHALEVSEAAEGASHAWVEAWVGHWHPLDPTNLFAPSERYITVARGRDYRDVAPLHGIYEGPGRQTMRSSVRIQRVS, from the coding sequence ATGAGGAGATCCCGTTCCACCCTCGCCACCTGGCACACCACCGAACTCAGCTACGACACCCCTGCCGTTCGGTCCTATTCCGAGCTGCGCATGAGCCCCACGACGGGGAGCAGCCAGCGCGTGCTCCGACACCGCATCGAGCTCTCCCAGCCAGCGCACCGAGTCCGCTACCGCGACTACTGGGGCTCGGTCGTCACGTACTTCGACATCCAACGCCCACATAGCGAGCTCACGATCGTGGCCAGCTCGACCGTGCGATGCGCGCCCTGGAGCACGGGATCGGTCGTGACGCTCGCGACGCTCGCGCGGCCCGAGACCCAGCGAGCACTCCTCGAGTACCTGCTCCCGACGCCCTTGACGACCATTGCTGAGCCCGCGATCGACCTCGAGGTGGGCACGGACCCACTGGAGCGGGCGGAGGCCCTCGCCGCCATCGTCCATGACACGATCACCTACGCTCCGGGAACGACGACCGTCGACACCACGGCCGACGAAGCGTGGGCCCGACGGTCTGGGGTGTGTCAGGACGCCACGCACGTACTGTGTGCGCTGCTGCGTCATGCAGGCATCCCTGCGCGCTACGTCTCGGGTTGCTTTGCTCCGCATGCTCTCGAGGTCTCCGAGGCCGCCGAGGGCGCAAGTCACGCCTGGGTCGAAGCGTGGGTGGGCCACTGGCACCCGCTCGATCCGACCAACCTCTTCGCGCCGTCAGAGCGCTACATCACCGTCGCCCGGGGGCGCGACTACCGCGATGTGGCCCCGCTGCACGGCATCTACGAAGGTCCAGGGCGACAGACGATGCGCTCGAGCGTACGCATCCAGCGCGTCAGCTGA
- the ribH gene encoding 6,7-dimethyl-8-ribityllumazine synthase — MKLEGRPRAEPTDRFVIVAARFNELVGEALVDGARRALEEAGAAEPIVVWVPGALEIAGAARRLVTAGTPIAGIIAVGAVIRGETDHYEVVATQASAQLARLAAEATVPVANALLTVDSLEQAFDRAGAKHGNKGYEAALVAVRMADVYRRIDALKEDDGSC, encoded by the coding sequence ATGAAGCTCGAAGGCCGACCACGTGCCGAGCCCACTGACCGCTTCGTCATCGTCGCGGCGCGCTTCAACGAGCTGGTCGGCGAGGCGCTGGTGGATGGGGCTCGGCGGGCGCTCGAGGAGGCAGGTGCGGCTGAGCCCATCGTCGTGTGGGTTCCCGGAGCGCTCGAGATCGCTGGCGCGGCGCGTCGACTCGTGACGGCAGGCACGCCGATCGCGGGCATCATCGCCGTCGGCGCGGTCATTCGTGGCGAGACCGATCACTACGAGGTCGTCGCGACGCAGGCGAGCGCCCAGCTGGCTCGTCTCGCGGCCGAGGCCACGGTGCCGGTGGCCAATGCACTCCTCACAGTGGACTCCTTGGAGCAGGCCTTCGATCGGGCCGGGGCCAAGCACGGCAACAAGGGCTACGAGGCAGCCCTCGTGGCCGTTCGCATGGCCGATGTCTATCGACGCATCGATGCACTCAAGGAGGATGACGGTTCGTGCTGA
- a CDS encoding TrmH family RNA methyltransferase yields the protein MRSAAARRRHGRYVLEGARFLRAAVAAGAHVEQLVGVDEAIRREADLVASARSVVVVTQRELAAISATTTPQGLVGVLRRVTVPVEALEDRLVVLALDGVQDPGNVGTLVRTAAALSDAVGVLVGPGSADPFNPKAARAAAGALERVPIAEVDELTPALRELRVRGARVIGLDPRAPSPLAPETQRRVLVVGAEGAGLSAAVDGELDERAALVVPPRLESLNAAVAGALALWVSLGGGAGASTRG from the coding sequence GTGAGGTCGGCAGCCGCGCGGCGCAGACACGGTCGCTACGTGCTCGAAGGCGCACGCTTCCTTCGTGCCGCGGTGGCGGCGGGAGCGCACGTGGAGCAGCTCGTCGGGGTCGACGAGGCCATCCGTCGCGAGGCCGACCTCGTGGCCTCTGCGCGTTCGGTCGTCGTCGTCACGCAGCGCGAGCTGGCCGCCATCAGCGCCACGACGACTCCGCAGGGTCTCGTCGGGGTGCTGCGACGGGTCACGGTTCCGGTCGAGGCGCTCGAGGACCGTCTCGTCGTCCTTGCCCTCGACGGCGTGCAAGATCCCGGCAACGTCGGCACCTTGGTGCGCACCGCGGCCGCGCTCTCGGACGCGGTGGGCGTGCTCGTCGGTCCGGGATCGGCCGATCCGTTCAATCCCAAGGCGGCTCGAGCGGCGGCCGGGGCGCTCGAGCGCGTGCCCATCGCCGAGGTGGACGAGCTCACGCCTGCGCTCCGTGAGCTGCGAGTCCGGGGCGCGCGCGTCATTGGGCTCGACCCGCGCGCACCGTCGCCGCTCGCGCCCGAGACACAGCGGCGCGTGCTCGTCGTCGGTGCCGAGGGCGCTGGCCTGAGTGCGGCGGTCGACGGCGAGCTCGACGAGCGCGCGGCGTTGGTCGTGCCGCCCCGGCTCGAGTCGCTGAACGCTGCGGTGGCGGGTGCACTCGCGCTCTGGGTGTCGCTCGGTGGCGGGGCGGGTGCGTCGACCCGGGGCTAG
- a CDS encoding sulfite exporter TauE/SafE family protein, giving the protein MMVITPLVFIIALIVIAAVAGLLGSLVGLGGGIVVVPVLTLVFHVDIRLAVGASLVTVVATSATGASRLVRRGMVNVRLALYLAIATTLGAIVGALLSRAVPTRFLFLLFAAILVYSAVAMLRRRSGDRIEQPRDDRIADALQLHGAAPIGDGGVLVAHRVERSLLGLVLMFGAGVVSALLGIGSGALNVPTMDMLMGVPLKVASATSSFMIGMTAAASAAIYLSRGQIDPILAGPIAVGVLGGATLGARLLTRVNVTVVRWVFIAVLVVVAVEMLQKGIG; this is encoded by the coding sequence ATGATGGTCATCACACCGCTCGTCTTCATCATCGCGCTGATAGTGATCGCCGCTGTGGCTGGCCTGCTCGGGTCCCTGGTGGGACTCGGTGGCGGAATCGTCGTCGTGCCGGTGCTCACCCTGGTCTTCCATGTCGACATCCGCCTGGCGGTCGGGGCGAGCCTCGTGACCGTGGTGGCGACCTCGGCGACCGGCGCGTCGCGGCTCGTCCGTCGCGGCATGGTGAACGTGCGTCTCGCGCTGTATCTCGCGATCGCGACCACGCTCGGCGCGATCGTCGGTGCCCTCCTGTCGCGCGCGGTGCCGACGCGGTTCCTCTTCTTGCTGTTCGCAGCCATCCTCGTCTACTCTGCCGTCGCCATGCTGCGTCGACGCAGTGGGGATCGCATCGAGCAGCCCCGCGACGATCGCATCGCCGATGCCCTCCAACTCCATGGCGCAGCGCCGATCGGTGATGGCGGCGTCCTCGTTGCCCATCGGGTGGAGCGCAGCCTCCTCGGTCTGGTGCTGATGTTCGGTGCCGGCGTGGTCTCGGCGCTCCTCGGTATCGGCTCTGGTGCGTTGAACGTTCCGACGATGGACATGTTGATGGGCGTGCCGCTCAAGGTGGCCTCGGCGACCAGCAGCTTCATGATCGGCATGACAGCCGCGGCGAGTGCGGCGATCTACCTGTCGCGAGGCCAGATCGACCCCATCCTCGCCGGCCCCATCGCGGTCGGTGTGCTCGGTGGCGCAACGCTCGGGGCTCGCCTGCTCACGCGGGTGAACGTGACCGTGGTGCGCTGGGTCTTCATCGCGGTGCTCGTGGTCGTCGCCGTCGAGATGTTGCAGAAGGGCATCGGATGA
- a CDS encoding DUF1634 domain-containing protein, whose protein sequence is MSASGERRVEDPDAQVANVVGRVLGAGVVIAVVLVVAGLVVTLVSHPHFVVGPISYHVLVGRRAHFPVGLGGLVRALRHGRGEGIVLLGAVILLATPLAGVVASVIGFATAGVGRMAAVATVVLAILVVAAVVL, encoded by the coding sequence ATGAGCGCGTCGGGAGAGCGACGCGTCGAGGATCCGGACGCGCAGGTCGCGAACGTCGTCGGACGCGTCCTCGGGGCTGGCGTCGTCATCGCGGTCGTGCTGGTCGTGGCCGGGCTCGTGGTGACCCTCGTCAGCCATCCTCACTTCGTCGTCGGTCCGATCAGCTACCACGTCCTCGTCGGGCGCCGTGCGCACTTTCCGGTGGGGCTCGGCGGGCTGGTACGGGCTCTTCGGCACGGCCGCGGGGAAGGCATCGTGCTGCTCGGCGCGGTCATCCTGCTCGCGACCCCCCTCGCTGGCGTCGTGGCGTCCGTGATCGGCTTTGCGACCGCAGGCGTCGGACGGATGGCTGCTGTGGCGACGGTGGTGCTGGCGATCCTCGTGGTCGCTGCGGTCGTCCTCTAG